The following is a genomic window from Paenibacillus thiaminolyticus.
GTGGCGCTTCCTCGCGGAGGGCAGCCTTGTTCTGACCGATGCGGGCATTCTGGTCGCCGTTCCGGTCTGGTGGCAGCGGGCGCGCCGCTTGCAGACGCGGCTGAAGGCGAAGCTATCCGGGAACGGCTTCGCCGGGACGTCCTATATCGGACTGGAGCAGATGGTGCAGTTCGACTGGAAGCTCGCCATCGGCGACGCCCAGTTCACCGAGGAGCAATTCCGCGCCCTGCTTGAAGAGGATCGGCGGCTCATTTACCAGAACGGGCAATGGGTAGCGCTGAACCCGGAGGAAGCTGCGCGGATTCGGCGCATCATGATGAAGGCGGAGCGGGACGGTCTGTCGCTGGGCGAAGTGCTGGAACTGCAGCTGGCCGCTGAGCGGGAAGCGCTGGAAGAGGAGGATCCGCTGCAGCGGGAGGACGCCGTTCGCCTGGAGCTGGAGCTGAACGGCTATATTCAGACGTTCATCGACAAGCTGAAGCATCACGACTCCATTCCGCTGTGCGAGCCGCCTGCCGGCCTGCGCGGCGAGCTGCGCAGCTACCAGGTCCAGGGCTTCTCCTGGCTTGCCTTCATGCGGCGCTTCGGGCTGGGCGCCTGTCTTGCCGACGATATGGGGCTCGGCAAGACCATACAATGGATTGCCTATATGCTCCGCATTCAAGAGGAGGAACCGGAGCGGGTTCCATCCTTGCTCATCTGCCCGACCTCGCTGATGGGGAACTGGCAGAAGGAGCTGGAGCGCTTTGCGCCGAGCTTGAAGGTGCATTTGCATTACGGGCTTGATCGGGCCAAGGGAGAAGGCTTCGCTGCTGCGGCCCGGCAAGCGGATGTCGTCATTACGACGTATACGCTGGCGCTCAAGGATCGGGAGGAGCTGCGGCAGATCGTCTGGAACTCGCTCTGTCTCGACGAAGCGCAAAATATCAAGAACCCGTATGCCAAGCAATCGGTGGCCATTCGCAAGCTGCAGGCCAGACACCGAATCGCCTTGACGGGAACGCCGATCGAGAATCATTTGACCGAGCTGTGGTCCATCTTTGATTTCTTGAACCCGGGCTATCTGGGGTCGCTCGCCCATTTCCGCCAGACCTACATTTTGCCGATCGAGCGGACTCGCGACACGGAATGGATGCAGCTGGTGCAGCGGCTAGTGCAGCCGTTCCTGCTGCGGCGCATGAAGAGCGACCCGCATATCCAGCTCAATCTGCCGGAGAAGCACGAGGCGAAGGTGTATGTTCCGCTGACGGCGGAGCAGGCGTCCTTATACGAGCAGACGCTGCAGGATCTGTTCGCGCCGATCGAGCGGATGGATGAGCGGATGGATATGCTGGAGCGGCGCGCTCATATTCTCGCGGCCCTCACGAAGCTGAAGCAGGTGTGCAATCATCCCGCGATGCTGCGCAAGGAAGGGCCGCCTGGATGGAGGCCGGAACGCTCGGGCAAGCTGGTCCGCCTGCTGGAGATGCTGGAGGAGCTTCGTTCGGAAGGCGAGCGCTGCCTCATCTTCACGCAGTATGCGGAGACGGGCCGCCTGCTGCAGGCGGTGCTGGAGCGGGAGACCGGCGAACGGGTGCCGTTCCTGCACGGCGGCGTGCCGAAGAAGGATCGGGATCGGATGGTCGAGCAGTTCCAGGAGGAGGGCGATACTGGCGCTGGGCGGGCATCGGCTTTCATTCTCTCGTTGAAGGCCGGCGGAACGGGATTGAATCTGACGGCGGCGAATCATGTGTTCCACTATGATCGGTGGTGGAATCCGGCGGTCGAGAATCAGGCGTCCGACCGGGCTTACCGCATCGGCCAGACCCGCAACGTTCAGGTGCACAAGCTGATTGCGCTTGGCACGCTGGAGGAGCGGATCGATGATATGATCGAGCAGAAGCTGCAGCTGAGCGAGCAGGTGATGAGCAGCGGCGACAAATGGATCACGGAAATGTCCACGACGGAGCTGCGCGAGCTGTTCGCCCTGCGGAGTCATTGGATGGAATAACAGAGGCGTCCCCGCTTTAGGCCAGGGGGCGCCTTTTTGGCATTGCATCGCTTCCATGCCTAGCGTCTGCCGTGCCTAGCGTCTGCTGTGCCTAGCGTCTGCTGTGCTTTGCATCTGCCGTGCCTAGCGTCTGCCGTGCATAGCATCTGCTGTACCTTGCATTTGCGGGTGTCCTGGTCGGGCATTGGCTAGCGGCACGTTCCGGGTGGAAGCAAAGGGAGACGGGGTCCCGCCTCCCCCGCATTATTGGCGCGCCCAAGGATGCCCAATCCTCCGTCATTTTCTCGCAGTCTGCCTGCCCGTCATTCCTCCGTACCCTGCATGCCCCCCGTACCCTGGATACCCACGGCGGGGAAGAAGGTTCCCAATGCCGTCTGCCGGGTTATCGGGCCAATTCCTGCAATTTTACAGTATTTTATGGCCACGCCGGGCCAAAACGCGAAAATTCCTGCCGGATTGCAGGAATTTCCCTGTTTTAGCGCTGCCGGAACTGAATCGGGGTGAAATTGATGTATATTTGCAGGATTGATCTTCGGAGATTTTAATCGTAGAAAAATTCCTGCACTTCTGCAGCATTGGCGGGGCGGAACGGTGAAGGGGCAGCGCTCCAAGCCGAGGGCTCGCGAATTACGTAGATGGGCTGCCGTCTGAACCGCCTAAGAAGATGACTGATGATAGCTGCTTGCCCGGCACGTTAGAGCAGGCTGTTGTTTTCCACTGGATATCTGCATAACTTTCCTTTTTTTACAAAACCTAAGCGGAGTTCTTGTTCACGATCCGGATTTCCCGATGCCGGGGTTGGGGATGCCAGAGTTGGGGATGCCGTAGCCGCCGGTGCCGGAGTTGGGGATGCCAGAGTTGCGGATGCCGTAGCCGCCGATGCCGGGGTTGGGGATGCCAGAGTTGCGGACGCCATAGCCGCCGGGCCGGAGTTGCAGATGTCGGAACCGCGGATGCCGGAGCTCCCTGTACCGTCAGGGCACCCGATGCAGGCGCAACAAGGGAAGAGGGCTTGTGACGCCCTCAACGGACAAGGACAAGGACAAGGGCAAGAGGGTCAAGCAAAAGGAGGATGCAGGATGTGCAGAAGGTTCTCGCTCACCGCTGATTTGCCGGATATCATTGAGCAATTTGAGGTCGATAAGGTCATGATTCATTACCGTCACCGCTATAATATCAGTCCCACCCAGACCGTTCCCGTCGTGCTGCAGCGGAATGGTGTGCGGATTCTTGATGAATACCGCTGGGGAATGGTCCCATTCTGGGGCAAAGACTCCCTGAATGCAGACATTTATTCCGTGCAGGGCAATCCGGCCTATTGGAAGGTCGTCGAGCGTCAACGATGCATTATTCCGTGCAGCGGCTTCTATTATTGGCGGCGGGAAGGGAAGAAGAGCTTCCCTGTCCGGACGGTGCTTGGCGGCAAGGACGTATTCGGCGTCGCCGGGCTGTATGAGCAATGGAAGGATGCCAAGGGGCAGGCCCATTCCACCTGCACGATCGTCATGACCCGGGCGAACGATCTGGTCGCGGAGTTCGACGGGCATATGCCAGCCATTCTGGAGAGGGAGGCGATCGGCGCGTGGCTCGATCCGGCCGTGACCGAGGTCGAGGCGCTGGCCCGGCTCCTGGTCCCGTATGATCCCGCAGGCATGACGGCTTATCCTGTCACCGTCCTCGTCAATAACGACGAGTATGACACATCGGATTGCATTAAGGAAGCGACGGATTTGAAATACGCCTATGTGAAGCCGTAGCTTCGGACCCGGATCCGCTCAGCGGTAGGACTTCCGCCGCCCTCCAGGGCCTATACCGCTCAGCGGAAGGAATTCCGCCGCCTCCAGAGCCTATACCGCTCAGCGGTAGAAGTTCCGCTGCCCTTCACAGCCAATGCGGCTTAGCAGATGCGGTTCTGCAGCCATCCGGGCGCTGCTCTGTCCCGTGCTTGTTCAAGCGCGCTTCCGGATGACTCCCCTCATTCCAGGGCAAGGAATATGCTATCATAGCGTCAAGAAAAGAGCAGGAGAGGAGCGGAAGAATAGAGATGGAGCGAGAAGAGGACATCCGCAGTCAGACCGAGGCCGGGAAGGGCGAATATACGTTATGTCACCAGTTGGAGCCGGGGGAACGGCTGCCTCGGTCTCTATATCGGATGGATGCCGTGTCGCTGGCGCAGACCCTGCTCGGCATGGTGCTCGTCCGGCGCACGGAGGCGGGCATCATTCGCAGCCGCATCGTGGAGACGGAGGCCTATGTAGGCCCCGAGGACAAGGGCTGCCACGCTTACGGCGGACTGCGCACAGCCCGGACGGAGCCGATGTTCGCAGATGGCGGAACTTCGTATGTCTATTTTATTTATGGCATGTATCATTGCCTGAATGTGGTTGCGGAGCAGAAGGACAAGCCGGAGGCGGTGCTTATTCGGGCCGTGGCTCCTTGCACGCCGGAGGACGAAGCGAGGATGCGCTCGTTCCGCGTGATCCGCTCCCGCAAGCCGGCCGATCTGTGTAACGGCCCCGGCAAGCTCTGTATGGCGCTGAATATCGACAAGCAGTGCAATGCCCTGGATTTGACGGACAGCGAGGAGCTGTGGCTGGAAGCAGGGATCTGCCCGGGCGCGGATCGGATCGTCGCCGCCCCGCGCATCAATATTCCGTATGCGGAAGAATTCGCGGACAAGCTGTGGCGTTATTACATACAGGGCGATCCCTATGTCTCCGTCGTTGACAAGGAGGCCGTGCCGCTGCTGGTGGCGAATCAGACAGAGCTGTAGATGGCTGTTGAATTCGATGCAGACGGAGATGTACATAGCTGTTGAAGGCGACGCAGTGGAGCGGTAGAAGGCCTGCGGGAATCAGTCGCTAGCCGGGCAGCGGGGCAGGACGCCGGAACGATGGCGCCGCATGAAGTCGCTGCGGACGGCAGGGACAAATGGAATAGAACCGTCAGGAGAGAGTCCCTCGTTCCTGGCGGTTTTGTGCTGTATAACAAGATAAATCGGAAACTGGGAGATAATGAATATAAGCCTTGCTTGGTTGCGGAGATAGGGCCCTCGCCTAAAAATAAATTCATAGTCAAACAATCACTTGAATGTTAGAAGGAGATCGGATATAGTACAGATAAGGACATATTCAATCATTCGTTTGATTGTTTGAAGAGTGCTCCATTTTACTTATCCTTTTACGATTTCATGTTCTACATTAAACCTCACATAACGAAATGGAATGGAGTGGTGACCTTGTTGGAAGAGAAGCGGCAGCAGGCCGATATGAATGGCTCCGGAACAAGCAAAGACGACGTGTGCGATATTGTATGCTATGACGCGGAGAAGATTCGGCAGCTGCAAGGACGTGTGCAGGAGGAAGAGGTTCAAGGCATGGCGCAGATGTTCAAGGCGCTGTCCGATCCGACGCGGATGAAGATGGCGTGGCTGCTGGATGAGGGCGGCGAGCTGTGCGTATGCGATATGTCTATTCTGACGAAGCAGTCGATTGCGACCACGTCGCATCATTTGCGCTTGATGAAGTCGCTGGGGATCGCGACCTCGCGCAAGGAAGGGAAGAATGTCTTCTATTCCCTGGCGGACCACCATATTCGGACCTTGATTCGCATGACATTGGAGCATATGAGGGAGGAACATTGCCATGAAGACACAGGAGCGGGAGAGAACAGACGCTGACGAACGCGTTGTGTACAAAGTGCAAGGGCTGTCTTGCGCCAATTGCGCGGCCGGGCTGCAGGAGGAGATCCGCAGGCTGGAGTTCGGAGAAGATACCGTGCTCAGTTATAACAGCTCGACCTTGAAAATGCATCGGCGCGTTGATATGGATAAAGTGCGGCGTATCCTTCGTTCGGATGGGGCGCGACTGGTGGAAGCATCGCAAGCGGCCGGAGCGGCAGCCGCAGGCGCCCATGCCCATGGCCATTCGCACGGCGACGGCTGCTGCTCCGAGGGAGCGCACAGCCATGTTCATGGGCATCACGATGAGGAAGGACACGGCCATGGCCATGATCACAGCCATGGCAACATGAATCGGATGAAATGGTTTCTCGGCATTTCCGGCGCCTTGTACTTATCGACCTTCGTACTGGACGGCCGCCTGCCGGGCCCCGTCCTCATTGTCATCTATCTGGCTGCGATGGCGCTTAGCGGCTATGTTACGTTTTTGAAGGGCGCCCGCAATCTGCTGCGGTTGCGCTTTACGATGGATACATTGATGACGGTTGCGTTGACCGGAGCAGTGCTCATCGGGGAATGGAAGGAAGCGACGCTGGTCGCAATTCTCTTCGGGCTGAATGAGATGCTGGAAGGCTACGGTATGGAACGGGCCCGCCGTTCGATGGAGACCCTGCTTGCCGTCGCTCCGAAGGAAGCAACCGTCATCCGGAATGAGCAGACGGTGTCGATTCCGATCGAGCAGTTGGTCGTTGGCGATGTTGTTCTCGTCCGTCCGGGCGAGAAGATTCCGTCCGACGGGACGGTCATGGAAGGGCGGAGCGCCGTCGACGAAGCGGCGATTACGGGCGAATCGCTTCCCGTCGCGAAGGAAGTTCAGGATACCGTATTCGGCGGCAGCGTGAATACGGACGGGGTCCTGAAGGTGCGGATCGACAAGGCGTATGAGGATTCGTCGCTCGCCAAGATTTTGCACCTCGTGCAGGAGGCGCAGGACACGAAGACGCCGACGGAGCTGTTCATCGACCGCTTCGCCAAGGTATATACGCCGATTATTATGGCTGTCGCGGCGCTTGTCATCGTTATCCCGCCTCTCTTCTTCGACGGGGATTGGTATAAATGGCTGTATCAAGGCTTGGCGGTGCTGATTGTCGGTTGTCCGTGCGCCCTGGTGCTGTCGTCGCCAATCGCCATTGTGAGCGGCATTACCCGGAACGCCCGCAACGGGATTCTCGTCAAAGGCGGCGTTCATCTGGAGCAGCTTGGCAAGATCGAAGCGCTGGCCTTCGACAAGACCGGTACGCTGACCAAAGGCGAACCGGCCGTGCACGAGGAGGCCGTCTACGATGCGGGCCGCTTCTACCGGATTGCCGGCGCGGTCGAGCAGGCTTCGCTTCACCCATTGGCGAAGGCGATTATACGCCATCTGGAAGTGAAGCGGGAGACGGCGTTCGATGAGCCGTCGGAGAGCGAGACTGTGCCCGGGGAAGGCATCCGGGCGGTCGTCGGAGGTTCCGTGTATTGGGTAGGCAGCGAGCGCGTGCTGGACATCGTCCAGGCGAGCGGAGCAGCCGCCGAGCGCATCCGGCAGGCCCGGGACGAAGCGGAACGCATGAAGGCGAAGGGCTTGACCCTGGTCGCCGTCGTCTCCGAGCAGGATGGAGAGCCGCTTGGCCTGTTCGGGCTCGCGGACGAGATTCGTCCGGAGAGCCGCGCTACCGTGGCTGCGCTGCATGAAGCCGGCGTGAAGCATACGGTGATGCTGACGGGCGACCACGCTCAATCAGCGAAGCAGGTCGCGGATGCGGTTGGCGTGACCGACTGGTTCGCGCAGCTGCTGCCGCAGCAGAAGGTCGGCAAGATTAAGGAACTGGCCGCGAAGTACAAGGTCGCCATGGTCGGCGACGGCATCAACGATGCGCCGGCGCTCGCATCCGCCCAGCTCGGCATCGCCATGGGCAAAGGGACGGACAGCGCCGTCGAGACGGCCGATATCGTGCTGATGCAGGATCACCTCGGCAAGCTGCCGAATGCGATCCGGATCTCGAAGCACGTTAACCGGATTATCCGCTGGAATATCGGCATCGCGCTCGGCTTGAAGATCGCGGCGCTGCTGCTCACCATTCCAGGGCTGCTCACGCTGTGGATCGCCATCCTCTCGGATATGGGAGCGACTATCCTCGTTACATTGTTGGGCTTGACCATCCTGCTCGGCAAAGATAAAGATGTCGGCGGCGTCAACTAAATCCGAACTTGCCATAACGCAATATTCAGGCCTTCCCTTGACGTCTCGGAAGAGACGCGAGGGGAGGTCTTTTTTTGCCGTTCGGGCGCAGTTGGCAGGAATGGCGGAGGATATAAGGGGAAGAAAGGGCAGCGGGTGGGCGCCGGAACAAGAAGCTGGAGGCCGGATCGTGTAAATGGGGACAACTATGGAAATAACTTTACAGAATGTATGAAGTAAGGAGTGGGTTTGTAATGACGACAGTCGAACAAGGCGATCGCTCCAACCGCCGCAGGACCCGGGAATCGGTCTGGAGGGCAGGCCTCCGTTCGCTGCGGGGTCACGGTCAGGGCATCGGGCGGATTGCCCGTCTGCCTTGGGCAGCCGTACTGCTTGCCGGCGTCCTGCTGCTTGCTGCCGGCTGCGAGAAGAGCGAGCCGGTGACCGGAGAGGCCGCATTCCATGCCGGCGAGCCGCTGGCGGAGGAGCGGGCACATGATGCGCCCTGGATCGCCACGAAAAATATGGTCCGCATTAATACGAACGATCCGGTGAAGGCCGCCGTCTACGTGTCGCGTACGGTATGGCCTGCCGAAACGGATAATCAGCGGCCGAACGCCGTCGTGCTGGTGCCGAAGGAGGATTGGGCCGTTGCGATGGCGGCAGCCGATTTAATCCACTTTCCGAATAACGGGCCCTTGCTCTATCTTGATGCCGATGGCATTCCCAACGATACATTGGCCGAGCTGAAGCGGCTGAAGCCTGCCGGCTCTCCCGACAATAACGGCGTCCAGGCCATTGTCGTCGGGAAGGTGAGTGATGACGTCCTCAAGGAGCTTCGCGGGCTGGATCTGAAGGTCGATGCGATTCAAGGCGATGATCCGGCTCGCGTCGCCTCGGCCATCGACGCCTATTATACGCGCGTAAGCAAGGAACAGCCGTCCTCGGTCATTATCGCTTCCAGCGAAGAGGCGGACTACGCGATGCCGGCTGTCAGCTGGATTGCCCATATGCCGGAGCCGGTGCTCTATGTTAGCAGGCAGGGCATTCCGCAGGCGACCGCCGATGCCCTCGCCAAGCGGCGCAAAAAAGCCGTAATGTATGTGCTAGGCCCGAAGGAGCTCATTCCCGAGGAAGTGCTGGAGCAATTAAAGGCTTTTGGCAGAGTGGAGCGGATAGCGGCGGACAGTCCGATCGAGCTGGCGATCGCGTTCGCCAAGTACTACGATCCGCAGACAGGCTTCGGATGGAGGATTAGGACGCCGGGGCACAATTTCTCCTTCGTGCGCGAAGGAGATGAAGAGCTGGCGGTCATTCAGGCGCCGTTCGCTCATCTGGGCAAGCACGCTCCGCTGCTGTGGACGAGCGGAAGCAAGGTCCCGCCGCAGCTGCAGGCCTATCTCGAATCGGTTCGGCCCCGCTATAAGGAGACGCCGGTCGAAGGGCCGTTCAATGCGGCCTGGCTGACCGGAGCGGAGGAGACGGTCATGCCGAGCGTGCAGAGCGCCCTGGATGCGCTGCTCGAAATCGAGCCGCAGTCCGGAACGGGGCATGGCGGCCACGGCCACTAAGCCTCGATTCGCCCCGCGCCCCGCTAAACGCTGAACGCTAAACGCTGAACGCTGAACGCTGAACGCCAAGAGAAGAGCGCGAGCCGGATGAACCGCTCGCGCTCTTGTGCTTCATTCGCGCAGCGTCTTATGCGCCGCGAACCGAAGCCTTGCGTAGTCCAAGGTCCATTCGTCCCCGCTGTACAACGAAGGACGACACCGTTCCTTAACGAGACGGAACAGGCGGCCTGACTCCTTCTCTCCTACGGCGCGGACGAAGGGCTTAGCGAAGCTCTCCAGCCAGCAATCCATTCCGGCATCGCCATCCGGAAGAGCGGTAGGCCGATTGAAATGAACGGCCATATCGACCTGGAAGCCGGCCGCCTCCAGCCGCGCGGCATACTCTCCCAAGGAAGGGAAAGACCACGGATGGAAGGCAGCGGCATCGATTCCGTATTCGGCAAGCAGCACATCTTCGATAGCTTGCTCCACGGTGCGGATATTCCCCCGGCCGCCGAACTCCCCGACGAACCGCCCTCCCGGCCGCAAGCATCGCCATATCTCGGCGAGAACATGGTCCGCCGCCTTCATCCAGTGCAGCGCCGCGTTCGAGAAGACCGCATCAAACGCTTCCGCCACCGCTTCAGGCAGGGGGCATTCCGCGTCTGCGACGATGAAGCGCAAATCCGGGTATTTGCTGCGCGCCTGTGC
Proteins encoded in this region:
- a CDS encoding DEAD/DEAH box helicase, translated to MKEQGAWKVECLSRRQGGFLLHHGEFRRALRTFKHTLFGWHQPSFYGTMLDEAEEGRVSGIAVSPVMLLELAEEPISVRWAGIACGDSFRIAASAAHIYAEVLRDGRYRPSFDLWKQGKRGWDLQLTMEERLALEAMEQEAAALGDPGLARWFDELMADAQDRRDDHPNVWRMIASVRPGIETLRLPERSADWWEEADWLEAIGWVRDETPFRLMLRLDEPEEERAPWRLRVLLQDKQQPAVQLACAYIPEGRGYRADAAEGQFPEAWQPYVDSRVHHETDKIVRLLPWLAPEEAGGGIKTQLTEAEAWRFLAEGSLVLTDAGILVAVPVWWQRARRLQTRLKAKLSGNGFAGTSYIGLEQMVQFDWKLAIGDAQFTEEQFRALLEEDRRLIYQNGQWVALNPEEAARIRRIMMKAERDGLSLGEVLELQLAAEREALEEEDPLQREDAVRLELELNGYIQTFIDKLKHHDSIPLCEPPAGLRGELRSYQVQGFSWLAFMRRFGLGACLADDMGLGKTIQWIAYMLRIQEEEPERVPSLLICPTSLMGNWQKELERFAPSLKVHLHYGLDRAKGEGFAAAARQADVVITTYTLALKDREELRQIVWNSLCLDEAQNIKNPYAKQSVAIRKLQARHRIALTGTPIENHLTELWSIFDFLNPGYLGSLAHFRQTYILPIERTRDTEWMQLVQRLVQPFLLRRMKSDPHIQLNLPEKHEAKVYVPLTAEQASLYEQTLQDLFAPIERMDERMDMLERRAHILAALTKLKQVCNHPAMLRKEGPPGWRPERSGKLVRLLEMLEELRSEGERCLIFTQYAETGRLLQAVLERETGERVPFLHGGVPKKDRDRMVEQFQEEGDTGAGRASAFILSLKAGGTGLNLTAANHVFHYDRWWNPAVENQASDRAYRIGQTRNVQVHKLIALGTLEERIDDMIEQKLQLSEQVMSSGDKWITEMSTTELRELFALRSHWME
- a CDS encoding SOS response-associated peptidase; this translates as MCRRFSLTADLPDIIEQFEVDKVMIHYRHRYNISPTQTVPVVLQRNGVRILDEYRWGMVPFWGKDSLNADIYSVQGNPAYWKVVERQRCIIPCSGFYYWRREGKKSFPVRTVLGGKDVFGVAGLYEQWKDAKGQAHSTCTIVMTRANDLVAEFDGHMPAILEREAIGAWLDPAVTEVEALARLLVPYDPAGMTAYPVTVLVNNDEYDTSDCIKEATDLKYAYVKP
- a CDS encoding DNA-3-methyladenine glycosylase is translated as MEREEDIRSQTEAGKGEYTLCHQLEPGERLPRSLYRMDAVSLAQTLLGMVLVRRTEAGIIRSRIVETEAYVGPEDKGCHAYGGLRTARTEPMFADGGTSYVYFIYGMYHCLNVVAEQKDKPEAVLIRAVAPCTPEDEARMRSFRVIRSRKPADLCNGPGKLCMALNIDKQCNALDLTDSEELWLEAGICPGADRIVAAPRINIPYAEEFADKLWRYYIQGDPYVSVVDKEAVPLLVANQTEL
- a CDS encoding ArsR/SmtB family transcription factor → MTLLEEKRQQADMNGSGTSKDDVCDIVCYDAEKIRQLQGRVQEEEVQGMAQMFKALSDPTRMKMAWLLDEGGELCVCDMSILTKQSIATTSHHLRLMKSLGIATSRKEGKNVFYSLADHHIRTLIRMTLEHMREEHCHEDTGAGENRR
- a CDS encoding heavy metal translocating P-type ATPase, with the translated sequence MKTQERERTDADERVVYKVQGLSCANCAAGLQEEIRRLEFGEDTVLSYNSSTLKMHRRVDMDKVRRILRSDGARLVEASQAAGAAAAGAHAHGHSHGDGCCSEGAHSHVHGHHDEEGHGHGHDHSHGNMNRMKWFLGISGALYLSTFVLDGRLPGPVLIVIYLAAMALSGYVTFLKGARNLLRLRFTMDTLMTVALTGAVLIGEWKEATLVAILFGLNEMLEGYGMERARRSMETLLAVAPKEATVIRNEQTVSIPIEQLVVGDVVLVRPGEKIPSDGTVMEGRSAVDEAAITGESLPVAKEVQDTVFGGSVNTDGVLKVRIDKAYEDSSLAKILHLVQEAQDTKTPTELFIDRFAKVYTPIIMAVAALVIVIPPLFFDGDWYKWLYQGLAVLIVGCPCALVLSSPIAIVSGITRNARNGILVKGGVHLEQLGKIEALAFDKTGTLTKGEPAVHEEAVYDAGRFYRIAGAVEQASLHPLAKAIIRHLEVKRETAFDEPSESETVPGEGIRAVVGGSVYWVGSERVLDIVQASGAAAERIRQARDEAERMKAKGLTLVAVVSEQDGEPLGLFGLADEIRPESRATVAALHEAGVKHTVMLTGDHAQSAKQVADAVGVTDWFAQLLPQQKVGKIKELAAKYKVAMVGDGINDAPALASAQLGIAMGKGTDSAVETADIVLMQDHLGKLPNAIRISKHVNRIIRWNIGIALGLKIAALLLTIPGLLTLWIAILSDMGATILVTLLGLTILLGKDKDVGGVN
- a CDS encoding ArsR family transcriptional regulator, producing the protein MTTVEQGDRSNRRRTRESVWRAGLRSLRGHGQGIGRIARLPWAAVLLAGVLLLAAGCEKSEPVTGEAAFHAGEPLAEERAHDAPWIATKNMVRINTNDPVKAAVYVSRTVWPAETDNQRPNAVVLVPKEDWAVAMAAADLIHFPNNGPLLYLDADGIPNDTLAELKRLKPAGSPDNNGVQAIVVGKVSDDVLKELRGLDLKVDAIQGDDPARVASAIDAYYTRVSKEQPSSVIIASSEEADYAMPAVSWIAHMPEPVLYVSRQGIPQATADALAKRRKKAVMYVLGPKELIPEEVLEQLKAFGRVERIAADSPIELAIAFAKYYDPQTGFGWRIRTPGHNFSFVREGDEELAVIQAPFAHLGKHAPLLWTSGSKVPPQLQAYLESVRPRYKETPVEGPFNAAWLTGAEETVMPSVQSALDALLEIEPQSGTGHGGHGH
- a CDS encoding class I SAM-dependent methyltransferase — encoded protein: MADEWRPELYDSKLGFVSAHGQHVIGLLQPKAGESVLDVGCGTGDLTARIRESGAHVVGIDKSEAMIAQARSKYPDLRFIVADAECPLPEAVAEAFDAVFSNAALHWMKAADHVLAEIWRCLRPGGRFVGEFGGRGNIRTVEQAIEDVLLAEYGIDAAAFHPWSFPSLGEYAARLEAAGFQVDMAVHFNRPTALPDGDAGMDCWLESFAKPFVRAVGEKESGRLFRLVKERCRPSLYSGDEWTLDYARLRFAAHKTLRE